The Microcoleus sp. AS-A8 genome window below encodes:
- a CDS encoding hydantoinase B/oxoprolinase family protein, whose protein sequence is MSASSSGDNRWQFWIDRGGTFTDIVARRPDGTLLIHKLLSENPEHYTDAPVQGIRDLLGIPAELPIPAEQIEVVKMGTTVATNALLERKGDRTVLVITQGFRDALRIGYQNRPDIFARQIILPEMLYEQVIEVEERYSAQGEELIPVNLETVRQSLQEAYEAGIRSCAIVFMHGYRYPAHEKEVATIAHTIGFTQVSVSHEVTPLMKLVSRGDTTVVDAYLSPILRRYVDRVGSQLNVDKLQDEGDQELDVDRLQAVGIAQTTLQPTNVQLSASVTLMFMQSNGGLTDARQFQGKDSILSGPAGGIVGAVQTSAIAGFDKIISFDMGGTSTDVAHYNGEYERTFETEVAGVRMRTPMMSIHTVAAGGGSILQYDGARYRVGPESAGANPGPASYSKGGPLTVTDANVMVGKLQPEFFPKVFGPNADLPLDADVVRQKFSQLAADIGDNRTPEQVAAGFLAIAVEKMANAIKKISLQRGYDVSEYTLCCFGGAGGQHACLIADALGMKQVFIHPFAGVLSAYGMGLADVRVLRERAVEAKLDEGLVSELETLLEELAREGKEEINHRDAENTENKEEEEEDFQVFGKLHLRYEGTDTALIVDFGTVAAMQQQFEAAHRQQYGFIAPEKGLIVEAVSAEVVKQTYNPEEPIIERQTDAKAQPVATVQMYTADAWHETPVYQRENLQPGDCIIGPALIIEATGTNVIEPNWQAELSDRNHLILNRSTSDSPSASASSRLGQFNCANPDPILLEIFNNLFRSIAEQMGITLQNTSSSVNIKERLDFSCAIFDQQGQLVANAPHIPVHLGSMSESVRSLIEAHGDTLQPGDVYVLNNPYNGGTHLPDITVITPVFAPSPSPTLPLFYVASRGHHADIGGITPGSMPPNSTTVEQEGVLIDNFQLVEQGRFREQELRELLTSSTYPVRNIEQNIADLKAQIAANERGVQELLRMVQHYSLEIVHAYMGYVQDNAEASVRRAIAVLNDGSFTAKLDDGNQIQVSITIDRHNLSAKIDFSGTSPQLESNFNAPSAVCKAAVLYVFRTLVNDDIPLNAGCLKPLEIIIPEGCMLNPRYPAAVVAGNVETSQAITDALYGALGVLAASQGTMNNFTFGNGRYQYYETICGGSGAGADFDGTDAVHTHMTNSRLTDPEVLEWRFPVLLEDFCIRPNSGGKGHHHGGNGVIRRVRFLEPMTAAILSSHRVVPPFGLERGETGALGKNYVQRSDGTVEELGSTAVAQMNPGDVFTIETPGGGGYGSHAT, encoded by the coding sequence ATGAGTGCATCTTCGTCTGGAGATAACCGCTGGCAATTCTGGATTGATCGGGGAGGGACGTTCACGGATATTGTGGCGCGACGCCCGGATGGCACGTTATTGATTCACAAGCTACTCAGCGAGAACCCGGAACACTATACAGATGCGCCAGTGCAGGGAATTCGAGACTTATTGGGGATTCCGGCTGAACTCCCGATTCCCGCTGAACAGATTGAAGTTGTGAAGATGGGGACGACGGTAGCGACGAATGCGCTGTTGGAACGAAAAGGCGATCGCACCGTTTTAGTGATTACCCAAGGTTTCCGGGATGCCTTGCGTATCGGCTATCAAAACCGTCCCGATATCTTTGCCCGTCAGATTATCCTACCGGAAATGCTCTACGAACAGGTGATTGAGGTGGAGGAGCGTTACAGTGCTCAGGGTGAAGAGTTAATTCCGGTCAATCTTGAGACAGTTCGGCAGTCTTTGCAGGAAGCTTACGAGGCGGGTATCCGTAGCTGTGCCATTGTTTTTATGCATGGATATCGCTATCCAGCACATGAGAAGGAGGTAGCCACAATAGCACACACTATCGGTTTTACCCAAGTTTCAGTATCTCATGAAGTGACACCGTTGATGAAGTTAGTCAGTCGGGGTGACACGACGGTTGTTGATGCCTATTTATCTCCGATTCTGCGTCGCTATGTGGATCGGGTGGGGAGTCAGTTGAATGTTGACAAGTTGCAGGATGAAGGTGATCAAGAGTTGGATGTTGACCGGTTACAGGCTGTAGGTATAGCCCAAACGACGCTTCAACCGACTAACGTGCAACTTTCAGCCTCCGTGACACTGATGTTCATGCAATCCAATGGTGGACTAACAGATGCGCGGCAGTTTCAGGGGAAAGATAGTATTTTATCTGGCCCTGCGGGGGGGATTGTCGGGGCAGTGCAGACAAGTGCGATCGCAGGATTCGATAAAATCATCAGCTTTGATATGGGTGGCACGTCTACCGATGTCGCCCACTACAACGGGGAATACGAACGCACTTTTGAGACGGAAGTCGCTGGCGTGCGGATGCGGACACCGATGATGTCCATTCACACCGTGGCGGCAGGAGGGGGTTCGATTCTGCAATATGATGGGGCGCGGTATCGGGTGGGGCCAGAGTCAGCCGGGGCAAATCCTGGCCCAGCGTCCTATTCTAAGGGTGGGCCATTGACGGTGACGGATGCCAATGTGATGGTGGGCAAGTTGCAACCGGAGTTTTTCCCCAAGGTGTTTGGCCCGAATGCCGATTTGCCGTTAGATGCTGACGTGGTAAGGCAGAAGTTTAGTCAATTGGCGGCGGACATTGGGGATAATCGCACACCGGAACAGGTAGCGGCGGGTTTTTTGGCGATCGCCGTTGAGAAAATGGCGAATGCGATTAAGAAAATCTCGCTTCAGCGGGGGTATGACGTTTCGGAGTATACCTTGTGCTGTTTTGGCGGTGCGGGGGGACAACATGCTTGTTTGATTGCCGATGCGTTGGGGATGAAGCAGGTGTTTATTCATCCGTTTGCGGGGGTGTTGTCGGCGTATGGGATGGGTTTGGCGGATGTCCGGGTATTGCGGGAACGGGCAGTAGAGGCGAAGTTAGATGAGGGGTTGGTGTCTGAGTTAGAGACATTGTTGGAGGAGTTGGCGAGAGAGGGGAAGGAGGAAATTAACCACAGAGACGCAGAGAACACAGAGAACAAAGAAGAAGAGGAGGAGGATTTTCAAGTTTTTGGCAAGCTGCATCTGCGGTATGAGGGGACGGATACGGCGCTGATTGTGGATTTTGGGACTGTTGCGGCGATGCAGCAGCAGTTTGAGGCGGCGCATCGGCAACAGTATGGATTTATTGCACCGGAGAAGGGGTTGATTGTTGAGGCGGTTTCGGCTGAGGTGGTTAAACAGACGTATAACCCGGAAGAACCGATCATTGAACGTCAGACAGATGCCAAAGCGCAACCCGTCGCAACCGTTCAGATGTACACGGCGGATGCATGGCACGAGACGCCAGTCTATCAGCGAGAGAATTTACAACCGGGAGACTGTATCATTGGCCCTGCGTTAATTATTGAAGCCACTGGCACCAACGTCATCGAACCCAACTGGCAGGCAGAACTTAGCGATCGCAATCATCTCATTCTCAACCGTTCAACCTCTGATTCCCCCTCTGCCTCAGCCTCCTCTCGTCTGGGACAGTTCAATTGTGCCAACCCCGATCCCATCCTGTTGGAAATCTTCAACAACCTATTTCGTTCCATTGCCGAGCAAATGGGGATTACGCTACAAAATACCAGTTCCTCCGTCAACATCAAAGAACGTCTCGACTTTTCCTGCGCCATCTTTGACCAACAAGGGCAGTTAGTTGCGAATGCACCCCATATCCCTGTGCATTTAGGCTCAATGAGCGAAAGCGTGAGAAGTTTAATTGAAGCACACGGCGATACCCTTCAACCGGGAGATGTCTACGTTCTGAATAACCCTTACAACGGCGGTACTCATCTCCCCGATATTACGGTGATTACCCCAGTCTTTGCACCCTCCCCCTCTCCCACTCTTCCACTCTTCTACGTGGCTTCGCGGGGACACCATGCCGACATCGGCGGTATTACTCCCGGTTCTATGCCTCCCAATAGTACAACCGTCGAGCAGGAAGGGGTGTTAATTGACAACTTCCAATTAGTTGAACAAGGACGTTTCCGGGAACAGGAATTGAGAGAACTTCTCACTTCTAGCACTTACCCAGTCAGGAATATCGAGCAAAATATTGCCGACTTGAAAGCGCAAATTGCTGCCAATGAACGCGGTGTGCAAGAGTTGCTACGGATGGTGCAGCACTACTCCTTAGAGATCGTGCACGCTTACATGGGTTATGTACAGGATAATGCCGAGGCATCCGTGCGTCGTGCGATCGCAGTTCTCAATGACGGCAGTTTCACCGCTAAGCTGGATGATGGCAATCAAATTCAGGTAAGCATTACCATCGATCGCCACAACCTCAGCGCCAAGATTGATTTTAGTGGCACGTCTCCCCAATTAGAGAGTAATTTCAATGCGCCGTCTGCCGTGTGCAAAGCCGCAGTTTTGTATGTCTTCCGCACTTTGGTAAATGACGATATTCCCCTCAATGCCGGTTGCCTCAAACCCCTAGAAATTATCATTCCCGAAGGTTGTATGTTGAACCCACGCTATCCTGCGGCGGTAGTTGCGGGAAATGTGGAAACCTCCCAAGCCATTACCGATGCGTTGTATGGTGCCTTGGGAGTCTTAGCCGCATCTCAAGGAACAATGAATAATTTTACCTTCGGGAATGGGCGCTATCAATACTACGAAACCATCTGCGGCGGTTCCGGTGCGGGTGCTGATTTCGATGGCACAGATGCCGTACATACTCACATGACTAATTCTCGCCTAACTGACCCCGAAGTGTTGGAATGGCGGTTCCCGGTTTTGTTAGAAGATTTCTGCATTCGTCCCAATAGTGGCGGTAAGGGACATCATCATGGTGGCAATGGGGTAATTCGGCGGGTTCGTTTCTTGGAACCCATGACAGCGGCAATTCTATCGAGTCATCGTGTTGTTCCTCCCTTTGGATTGGAGAGAGGTGAAACGGGTGCTTTAGGGAAAAATTATGTGCAACGAAGTGATGGAACGGTAGAGGAATTGGGAAGTACTGCGGTTGCACAGATGAATCCGGGAGATGTGTTTACAATTGAAACACCTGGAGGCGGGGGATATGGTTCGCACGCTACCTAA
- a CDS encoding Uma2 family endonuclease: protein MKTATPEIAEQRVILSNISWQTFEQLLTELGDKRATKLAYNEGSLEIMTPLGPHENSNRFIDDMIRAIADELNLNLKKFGSLTLKRSKKFKGAEPDSCYYIQNEPIVRNKQEIDLNNDPPPDLVLEIDITSGSMDKQPIYAAIGVPEFWHYNGNKLEIFVLNPSNQEYQKVNQSPTFPWMPLDIIPRVIRQSLVDGETATLRAFRIWVREQENG from the coding sequence ATGAAAACAGCAACTCCTGAAATTGCCGAACAACGGGTCATTTTGTCCAATATCAGTTGGCAAACGTTTGAGCAATTACTCACAGAATTAGGAGATAAAAGAGCCACAAAATTGGCTTACAACGAAGGATCATTAGAGATAATGACACCTTTAGGGCCGCATGAAAATAGTAACCGCTTTATCGACGATATGATTCGAGCGATTGCTGATGAATTAAACCTGAATCTCAAAAAATTTGGTTCTCTGACATTGAAGCGATCCAAAAAGTTTAAAGGAGCGGAACCTGACTCCTGTTACTATATTCAAAATGAACCCATAGTCAGAAACAAGCAAGAGATTGACCTCAATAATGACCCACCTCCAGATTTAGTGTTGGAAATCGATATCACCAGTGGTTCTATGGACAAGCAGCCAATTTATGCAGCAATTGGTGTACCTGAATTTTGGCACTATAACGGCAATAAATTAGAGATTTTTGTTTTAAATCCATCAAATCAAGAGTATCAAAAAGTTAACCAGAGTCCGACTTTTCCTTGGATGCCTCTTGATATTATCCCTAGAGTTATTCGTCAAAGTTTAGTCGATGGAGAGACAGCAACTTTACGTGCTTTTAGGATTTGGGTGAGAGAGCAAGAGAATGGGTGA
- a CDS encoding STAS/SEC14 domain-containing protein — MSTIKVEVQLSSEELLKAVDQLSLPDLEEFVSQVLVLQAQRKASTLPEAEAELLLKINQGIPSDIQKHYEELMAKRQTETLTHEEHGELLQLTEQIEKLQAQRIEYLAELARLRRTSISALMENLGIQVPTYA, encoded by the coding sequence ATGTCAACCATTAAAGTTGAAGTGCAACTGTCTTCAGAAGAGTTGCTCAAAGCTGTCGATCAACTCAGCTTGCCAGATTTAGAGGAATTTGTATCTCAAGTCTTAGTGCTACAGGCGCAACGCAAAGCCTCAACGTTACCAGAAGCTGAAGCCGAATTGTTACTAAAAATTAATCAGGGTATCCCTTCAGATATTCAGAAGCACTATGAAGAATTGATGGCTAAGCGACAGACTGAAACTCTCACTCATGAGGAACATGGCGAATTACTTCAATTAACTGAACAGATAGAAAAACTGCAAGCACAACGCATAGAATACTTAGCAGAATTGGCACGTCTTCGTAGGACATCCATTAGTGCATTAATGGAAAATTTAGGGATTCAGGTGCCAACTTATGCCTGA
- a CDS encoding acyl-CoA dehydrogenase family protein has product MLLNVRKPPNYLDIAVSLSQELAQAAKKRDAQAEISEDEIQKLRESGLLELLVPQEYGGTGATWVDALKIVYELSKAEGSIGQLYGNHLNLTVLSHLSGTPQQKEKYYRYTAQNHGLWASAIDTWDTRLSIIPEGDRFRLNGVKRFDSLLAAADLRVFSAWQEGVQQPFFCMIPKDRLGVTSDWDKIGQERGDSGTFTFHNVLIEKDEILAPHHLPDSAFATLTGIIAQLTKTYVGLGIGQGALQAIEQETIRQPKLTSTVDSVALDPYTLGNYGDVWIELKTAIRLADDVAEYLQVAWEKGFQLTHEERQDVANAVFSAEVYATRVGLMITNCMFEVIGNSPTVSNSRFERYWQNLRTFGGVSMPWHGVPQTWTLTHFPRQQTPC; this is encoded by the coding sequence ATGTTATTAAATGTCAGAAAACCACCCAATTATCTAGATATAGCGGTTTCCTTATCGCAGGAACTAGCTCAAGCTGCGAAGAAACGCGATGCCCAAGCAGAAATTTCAGAAGATGAAATCCAGAAACTACGTGAAAGTGGGCTGCTCGAATTACTGGTACCGCAGGAATATGGGGGTACAGGAGCCACTTGGGTAGACGCGCTAAAAATTGTCTATGAACTGTCCAAAGCCGAGGGTTCAATCGGACAGTTGTATGGCAACCATCTGAACTTAACCGTTTTAAGTCATCTTTCTGGAACGCCACAGCAAAAAGAAAAGTATTATCGCTACACCGCCCAGAATCATGGGTTGTGGGCTAGTGCGATTGACACATGGGATACGAGACTCAGCATTATTCCAGAAGGCGATCGCTTCCGCCTCAATGGAGTCAAACGCTTTGATTCACTCCTTGCGGCAGCAGATCTGCGGGTATTCTCTGCTTGGCAAGAAGGCGTTCAACAGCCATTCTTCTGCATGATTCCCAAAGATCGTTTGGGGGTTACCTCTGATTGGGACAAAATTGGGCAAGAGCGAGGCGATAGCGGTACGTTCACCTTCCACAACGTCCTGATCGAGAAGGATGAGATTTTGGCTCCCCATCATCTCCCGGATAGTGCCTTTGCCACATTGACGGGAATCATTGCCCAGTTAACAAAAACCTATGTGGGGTTGGGAATTGGGCAAGGTGCTTTGCAAGCGATCGAACAGGAGACTATACGCCAACCCAAGCTCACTTCAACCGTAGATAGTGTAGCTTTAGACCCCTACACCCTCGGTAATTACGGCGATGTGTGGATTGAATTGAAAACAGCCATTCGGCTGGCAGATGACGTAGCAGAATACCTACAAGTGGCATGGGAAAAGGGGTTTCAGCTCACCCATGAAGAACGGCAAGACGTAGCGAATGCCGTTTTTTCCGCTGAGGTATATGCCACACGAGTGGGCTTGATGATTACCAACTGCATGTTTGAGGTTATTGGTAACTCCCCAACAGTTTCAAACAGTCGTTTCGAGCGTTATTGGCAAAATCTGCGTACCTTTGGGGGTGTGTCAATGCCCTGGCATGGTGTACCCCAAACTTGGACTCTCACTCATTTCCCACGACAACAAACTCCCTGCTGA
- a CDS encoding glycosyltransferase family 4 protein, with amino-acid sequence MKLCIVTHNVIPNDGQGRLNYEIIREASQQGHQVTVVSSQLAPELQHNSQVNWISIPVKGLPTQLVREVVFSSRSADWLRQHRKEFDLVIANGAVTSAAADVNMVSFVHRAWLSSPFHVSRVRRDVYGLYQWLYTFLNAHWERTAFRQAKVVVGVSQRVKRELVETGIPPTRIRVIPCGVNLQEFSPGSANRRLWGLPEDVPLALFAGDIRLNRKNLDTVLHALVDVPDLHLAVAGETEGSLYPDIAAQLGLSQRVHFLGLQPSISELLRAVDLFVFPSRYEPFGLVVLEAMATGLPVITAITTGAAEVVTPDSGIVLSDSEDAQTLAQALLHLTRDPVLRYHMGHAARTVAQQHSWTAMAHTYVNLFEEIASRKAQLSPSWLKSNIPALEL; translated from the coding sequence ATGAAACTCTGTATTGTGACACATAATGTCATTCCCAATGATGGTCAGGGTCGGCTGAATTATGAGATTATCCGAGAAGCCAGTCAGCAGGGTCATCAGGTGACTGTGGTTTCGAGCCAATTAGCCCCAGAACTGCAACACAACAGCCAAGTTAACTGGATTTCAATTCCTGTCAAAGGGTTACCCACCCAACTTGTGCGCGAGGTGGTATTCTCTAGTCGCAGTGCGGATTGGTTACGTCAACATCGTAAAGAGTTTGACTTGGTGATCGCCAACGGCGCAGTCACTTCGGCGGCGGCAGATGTGAATATGGTATCGTTTGTGCATCGTGCGTGGCTCTCGTCTCCCTTCCATGTTTCGCGGGTTCGTCGAGATGTTTATGGTCTTTACCAATGGCTCTACACATTCTTAAATGCTCATTGGGAAAGAACAGCCTTTCGTCAAGCCAAAGTGGTTGTGGGAGTATCGCAGCGGGTTAAGAGAGAATTAGTCGAGACGGGTATCCCACCAACGCGCATTCGCGTCATTCCCTGTGGCGTTAATTTGCAGGAGTTTTCTCCAGGTTCGGCTAATCGCCGCCTATGGGGTCTACCGGAGGACGTACCCTTGGCTCTGTTTGCGGGAGACATCCGCCTCAATCGCAAGAACTTAGATACGGTTCTGCACGCTTTGGTGGATGTGCCTGATTTACACTTAGCCGTTGCAGGGGAAACAGAAGGTAGCCTCTATCCCGATATTGCGGCACAACTCGGATTAAGTCAGCGGGTGCATTTCCTGGGATTACAACCGAGCATCTCGGAACTCCTGCGAGCCGTTGATTTGTTTGTCTTTCCTTCACGGTACGAGCCTTTTGGTTTAGTTGTGCTGGAAGCGATGGCTACTGGCTTACCCGTCATTACCGCAATTACAACGGGTGCGGCTGAGGTTGTCACGCCCGACTCTGGAATTGTCTTGTCTGACTCAGAGGACGCGCAGACATTAGCACAGGCACTTTTGCACCTGACACGAGACCCAGTTCTGCGGTATCACATGGGTCATGCCGCTCGAACGGTAGCGCAGCAACATAGCTGGACAGCTATGGCTCACACCTACGTCAACTTATTTGAGGAGATAGCTAGTCGTAAGGCGCAGCTTTCTCCAAGTTGGTTGAAGTCTAATATTCCAGCGTTAGAGTTATAA
- a CDS encoding TM0106 family RecB-like putative nuclease, whose product MVPAEPSELEAMLITDDLLLYYKRCQRRVFLDVYSDPAERDPEQDFLLKLRQDSWAYRQAIFDASPHQSPKYPRGDWEAGAQATLKLMQQGVEQISQGVLLRQTTQGITLLSRPDLLVKQPGSSHLGDWLYVPTLIKLGKRPKPEYQIVAAFTAHLLADVQGVLPNTAQLILRRQDAYSVSLERWVPLMQEVVSDCTETLLQQQEPEVFISRQKCSLCHWYSSCYAIAKAKQHISLLPGVTPSRYRDLQVLGVTTVESLAQSTISLLEPVVGNEVALDLVQQAQSNVQNRAILRQRNGEETQTTQLFTHTETLPTASVELYFDIEAEPELNLDYLLGVLVIDYRSDTETFYPLFAKYPSDEALIWEQFLDLVSLYPDAPIFHFSDYEVETIKRLAKLYQTPQPQLQRLLSQFVDVHWYVMNTATLPVESYSLKHLARWIGFEWRDAGITGSQCVCLYNQWLETSDRSVLDVILRYNEDDCRATYYLKNWLVNFMQDSIQNSTKSYAKISE is encoded by the coding sequence ATGGTTCCGGCAGAGCCGTCAGAGCTTGAAGCCATGCTGATCACGGACGATTTACTCCTATATTACAAACGCTGCCAACGTCGGGTATTTCTGGATGTTTACAGCGACCCAGCCGAACGAGACCCAGAACAGGACTTTTTGCTAAAACTGCGACAGGATAGCTGGGCGTATCGGCAAGCGATTTTTGATGCCTCACCCCATCAGTCCCCTAAGTATCCCAGGGGAGATTGGGAAGCTGGGGCACAGGCGACATTGAAATTAATGCAGCAGGGGGTAGAACAAATTTCCCAAGGGGTTCTACTGAGGCAAACAACCCAAGGGATAACCTTGTTGAGCCGTCCCGATTTATTGGTCAAACAGCCTGGGTCATCGCATTTAGGGGATTGGCTGTATGTTCCTACGCTGATTAAGCTCGGTAAGCGTCCCAAACCAGAGTATCAAATTGTTGCAGCGTTTACAGCCCATTTGTTAGCAGATGTACAAGGAGTCTTACCCAATACGGCTCAGTTGATTTTACGTCGCCAAGATGCCTACAGCGTGAGTCTAGAACGATGGGTGCCACTGATGCAAGAGGTTGTTTCAGATTGCACCGAAACATTGCTCCAGCAACAGGAGCCAGAGGTATTTATTTCTCGTCAGAAATGTAGTCTTTGCCACTGGTACAGCAGTTGTTATGCGATCGCCAAAGCCAAGCAGCACATTTCTCTCTTACCTGGGGTAACGCCCAGTCGTTATCGAGATTTGCAAGTGTTGGGTGTGACCACCGTAGAATCTCTAGCCCAATCTACCATTAGCTTACTCGAACCAGTCGTTGGTAACGAAGTCGCGTTGGATTTAGTGCAACAAGCGCAATCCAATGTGCAGAATCGAGCGATTCTTCGTCAAAGAAACGGCGAAGAAACCCAGACAACGCAGCTTTTCACCCACACTGAAACTTTACCGACAGCATCAGTTGAACTTTATTTTGATATTGAGGCAGAGCCAGAGCTGAATCTTGACTATTTGCTAGGTGTTTTAGTCATCGATTATCGTAGTGATACTGAAACGTTTTATCCTTTATTTGCCAAATATCCCAGTGATGAAGCTTTAATCTGGGAACAATTTTTAGATTTGGTATCGCTCTACCCAGATGCTCCCATCTTCCATTTCTCTGACTATGAAGTTGAGACAATTAAGCGTTTAGCCAAGCTCTATCAAACCCCACAACCTCAACTGCAACGGCTGCTCTCTCAGTTTGTGGATGTGCATTGGTATGTAATGAACACAGCAACCTTGCCCGTGGAGAGCTATTCTCTCAAACACCTCGCTCGATGGATAGGCTTTGAGTGGCGTGATGCGGGGATTACAGGTTCCCAATGCGTTTGTTTGTACAATCAATGGTTAGAGACGAGCGATCGATCTGTTCTTGATGTTATTTTGCGCTACAACGAGGATGACTGTCGTGCCACTTATTACCTCAAAAACTGGCTCGTGAATTTTATGCAAGACTCTATTCAGAATTCTACAAAAAGTTATGCAAAGATTTCTGAATAA
- a CDS encoding homoserine dehydrogenase, translating to MGFKVGLLGVGTVGTGTAQILLNPEGRQPLLEEIEIHRVGVRSLDKPREVKLPPELITTDLESIVTDPAVDIVVEVLGGLEPARSLILKAIAQGKHVVTANKAVISRYGAEIFTAAQEAGVYVLLEAAVGGGIPVIQPLKQSLGVNRIQSVIGIVNGTTNYILTRMQTEGGEFADILADAQSLGYAEADPTADVDGLDAADKIAILASLAFAGRIKLEDVYCEGIRQISAADISYAQKLGFVIKLLAFAKREELAGTVIPEEELLQVRVHPTLLPKTHPLASINGVYNAILVEGDPIGQVVFSGPGAGSGPTASAVVSDILNITAVLKTAGESHRLHPLLSCAHQHYCAIAPMSELVTRFYARFLTKDCPGVIGHLGTSFGNHNVSLESIVQTGFRDEFAEIVVVTHDVREGNFRKALDEIRTLEAVDSIPSILRVL from the coding sequence GTGGGTTTTAAAGTTGGTTTGCTAGGCGTCGGAACCGTTGGCACGGGAACAGCACAGATTTTGCTCAATCCAGAGGGGCGTCAGCCGTTGTTGGAAGAGATTGAGATTCATCGGGTGGGGGTGCGATCGCTCGATAAGCCGAGAGAGGTTAAACTACCACCAGAATTGATCACCACGGACTTAGAATCCATTGTGACTGACCCAGCCGTGGATATTGTCGTTGAAGTACTGGGCGGCTTAGAACCGGCGCGATCGCTCATTCTCAAAGCCATTGCCCAAGGCAAGCATGTTGTTACCGCCAACAAAGCTGTGATTTCCCGCTATGGGGCTGAAATTTTTACAGCAGCGCAAGAGGCAGGAGTCTACGTTCTTTTAGAAGCGGCGGTTGGAGGCGGTATCCCCGTGATTCAACCTCTCAAGCAGTCTTTAGGCGTCAATCGCATCCAGAGCGTGATTGGTATTGTCAACGGTACAACGAATTACATTTTGACTCGGATGCAAACTGAAGGGGGTGAATTTGCCGACATCCTCGCTGATGCCCAGAGTTTGGGTTATGCCGAGGCTGACCCCACCGCTGATGTGGATGGCTTGGATGCAGCGGATAAGATTGCCATTCTCGCTTCTTTGGCCTTCGCTGGACGAATTAAACTCGAAGATGTCTACTGTGAAGGAATTCGCCAAATCAGTGCGGCGGATATTTCCTATGCCCAGAAACTGGGATTTGTGATTAAGTTGCTGGCGTTTGCCAAGCGAGAAGAATTAGCGGGAACGGTTATCCCAGAGGAGGAACTGCTTCAGGTACGAGTTCATCCAACATTACTCCCCAAAACGCATCCACTAGCCAGTATTAATGGAGTTTACAACGCAATTTTAGTAGAAGGCGATCCGATTGGGCAGGTGGTGTTTTCCGGGCCGGGTGCGGGTTCTGGGCCAACAGCGAGTGCTGTAGTGTCGGATATTTTGAATATTACCGCTGTTCTGAAAACAGCTGGAGAGTCTCACCGATTGCATCCTTTGTTGAGTTGTGCCCATCAACATTATTGTGCGATCGCGCCAATGTCGGAACTGGTTACCCGATTTTATGCCCGTTTCCTGACTAAAGACTGTCCTGGCGTTATTGGCCACTTAGGAACCAGCTTTGGTAATCATAATGTGAGTTTGGAGTCAATTGTGCAGACTGGATTTCGGGACGAGTTCGCGGAAATTGTCGTTGTCACTCACGATGTTCGTGAAGGAAATTTCCGCAAGGCTTTGGATGAAATTCGGACGTTAGAAGCTGTCGATAGCATTCCCAGCATTTTACGAGTGCTTTAG